A genome region from Alkalimarinus coralli includes the following:
- a CDS encoding dienelactone hydrolase family protein → MKLLLFVFMCCITSLSYSAGKYVDYTVNGESYQGYYTSPGMEAPLVLLLHDWDGLTDYEVKRAEMLVSMGFAVFAADLFGKGVRPTEVVDKKQHTGALYKNREKMRALMNAALATAKAQGGNDKNAVAMGYCFGGAAVLEMARSGANLKGFATFHGGLATPEGQDYSKTKGKVLIMHGSADTAITMDDFADLAKRLEADNVANSMVTYGGAPHAFTVFGSERYREDADKQSWALFSGFLADVTK, encoded by the coding sequence ATGAAACTACTTCTTTTTGTGTTCATGTGCTGCATAACGTCACTTTCTTATTCCGCCGGAAAGTATGTTGATTACACTGTTAACGGTGAGTCGTATCAGGGCTATTACACATCACCCGGCATGGAGGCACCCTTGGTGCTGCTGCTTCATGACTGGGACGGGCTAACAGATTATGAAGTAAAACGAGCCGAAATGCTGGTGAGCATGGGGTTTGCTGTCTTTGCTGCTGACTTATTTGGTAAAGGGGTTAGACCTACAGAGGTGGTCGATAAGAAGCAGCACACTGGAGCGCTGTATAAAAACCGTGAGAAAATGCGCGCATTGATGAACGCTGCGCTGGCAACCGCAAAAGCGCAGGGTGGGAATGATAAAAACGCAGTTGCAATGGGTTACTGCTTTGGCGGTGCAGCCGTGCTTGAAATGGCCCGTTCGGGGGCAAACCTAAAAGGCTTTGCAACATTTCATGGTGGGTTAGCGACGCCAGAGGGGCAGGATTACAGCAAAACCAAAGGCAAAGTTCTGATCATGCATGGCTCGGCAGATACGGCGATAACCATGGATGATTTTGCCGACTTAGCCAAACGACTTGAAGCCGATAATGTCGCTAACAGCATGGTGACCTATGGCGGAGCACCACATGCCTTTACCGTATTTGGCTCAGAACGTTATCGGGAGGATGCTGATAAGCAATCCTGGGCGTTGTTTTCCGGGTTCTTAGCGGATGTGACTAAATAG
- the glpE gene encoding thiosulfate sulfurtransferase GlpE: protein MPFKHMSVATLQSLLNEKPVTLIDIRDPASFAAGHIEGAQHIGNHNLEQFLAEADRSLPLVVCCYHGNSSQGAADYFNQQGFEESYSLDGGFTAWPAS from the coding sequence ATGCCATTCAAACACATGTCGGTTGCGACACTTCAATCACTGCTCAATGAAAAACCGGTTACGCTAATCGATATTCGCGACCCGGCTTCGTTTGCAGCCGGTCACATAGAAGGAGCACAGCATATTGGTAACCATAATCTGGAACAGTTCCTTGCCGAGGCAGACCGCAGTCTGCCTTTAGTGGTCTGCTGTTATCACGGAAACTCCAGCCAGGGGGCTGCAGACTACTTTAATCAGCAAGGTTTTGAAGAGAGCTACAGTTTAGACGGCGGTTTCACCGCATGGCCCGCCAGCTAG
- a CDS encoding ATP-binding protein, giving the protein MNVRARRFAIAMLIYVLGVIGIATASYWLERQRYMEEIDARLLAAASNIPSILPADFHDIARTPDAISKEQDQYNLELMSRHTRSGNLTYLYSYVMYDGMIHFTSCNYTQEDIEKDQVVTYWTSYPEGSQEYFDAMTATEPVYVTAGDRWGLFRTILIPLKSPGGQPYVAAADMDITVIQQSLMRKVISIVGICLLLFLLAIPLLYAYRQTYSEMNRKLVGLNRQLQDDIDQAMKLEAELKEATQKANTANKIKDQFLANMSHELRTPINGVLGMNQLLLDTHLTPEQREYTKLGSKSAKVLLDTINQILDLAAIEDGGLVTKPEPVDSVKFFNDIVEMFSSQIAEKRLDLTLKLEAEIPAEISIDPVRLRQVLTNLIANAIKFTHKGGVQVFLRWQDGMLSGTVIDSGIGIPDEAQSRVFESFQQVDNSSTRSYGGTGLGLPISQQICRAMGGELQLKHSDSSGSTFVFRVSAPACSSKDIELATFPIESKIVVYTESFTLSAWLVSELKPRAQECMHVTTLNEALLAAKSASLMLVDASVNIGELAEISTVIDNNTQQLVWLAWAGQQLSEELKSNIRVLQKPLTRTRLNGLYASTQPTIPAPPVSFEGQILIVDDNAANLKAMGDQLKSTGLDIYMVQNGADAIIACQHHSFDLILMDLQMPIMDGLEATRKIQQTLKEQMPPIIAVSAHVQKEDMANAKAAGMDGYLCKPVTKEALLDKIAEYLNKRL; this is encoded by the coding sequence TTGAATGTTCGAGCGCGACGATTTGCGATAGCAATGCTCATCTATGTGCTGGGGGTGATCGGTATTGCCACAGCCAGCTATTGGCTTGAACGACAACGCTATATGGAAGAGATTGATGCTCGCCTGCTCGCAGCGGCCAGTAATATTCCCTCAATACTCCCGGCTGACTTCCATGATATTGCCCGCACCCCAGACGCCATATCTAAAGAACAAGACCAGTACAACCTGGAGTTGATGTCTCGCCATACCCGCAGTGGAAACCTCACGTACCTCTATAGTTATGTGATGTACGATGGGATGATCCACTTTACTTCCTGCAACTACACGCAGGAAGATATAGAGAAAGATCAGGTGGTCACCTACTGGACATCTTACCCTGAAGGCTCTCAGGAGTACTTCGACGCGATGACCGCAACAGAACCCGTCTACGTCACAGCGGGTGACCGCTGGGGACTGTTTCGAACAATATTGATTCCGCTGAAGTCGCCCGGTGGGCAGCCCTATGTTGCCGCCGCCGATATGGACATCACCGTTATCCAGCAATCACTAATGCGTAAAGTGATCTCTATTGTCGGAATCTGCCTGCTACTTTTTCTGTTAGCGATTCCTCTTTTATATGCCTATCGTCAGACATACTCTGAGATGAATCGCAAACTGGTTGGATTAAACCGCCAGCTTCAAGACGATATTGATCAGGCCATGAAACTGGAAGCCGAATTAAAAGAAGCGACCCAAAAGGCCAATACCGCGAACAAAATTAAAGACCAGTTTCTAGCTAACATGAGCCATGAACTTAGAACCCCAATTAATGGGGTACTAGGCATGAACCAGCTGTTGCTGGATACTCACCTGACTCCCGAACAACGGGAATACACTAAACTAGGAAGCAAAAGTGCTAAGGTTCTGCTGGACACCATCAACCAGATACTTGACCTGGCAGCCATTGAAGACGGAGGGCTGGTGACCAAACCAGAACCTGTCGACTCGGTGAAATTTTTCAATGATATTGTTGAGATGTTCTCTTCTCAGATTGCCGAGAAAAGGCTCGACCTGACCCTTAAACTGGAAGCAGAAATACCTGCCGAAATTAGCATTGACCCCGTCAGGTTGCGGCAAGTGCTGACCAACCTGATAGCCAATGCCATCAAATTCACTCACAAAGGTGGGGTTCAAGTATTCCTGCGCTGGCAAGATGGTATGTTGTCAGGCACAGTTATCGATAGCGGCATTGGCATCCCCGACGAGGCTCAAAGCCGAGTCTTTGAAAGCTTCCAGCAGGTCGATAACTCGTCGACCCGCAGTTATGGTGGAACTGGCTTGGGCCTGCCAATCTCGCAACAGATCTGTCGAGCAATGGGTGGGGAGCTGCAACTGAAGCATTCGGACAGCAGCGGCTCGACGTTTGTGTTTCGTGTTTCTGCACCAGCGTGCTCCAGCAAAGATATTGAACTGGCGACATTCCCAATCGAATCAAAAATTGTGGTGTATACAGAGTCATTCACGCTCTCGGCATGGTTAGTGAGTGAGCTTAAACCCCGCGCCCAGGAATGTATGCACGTAACAACACTCAATGAAGCACTATTGGCGGCAAAAAGTGCCAGTTTAATGCTGGTTGATGCCTCGGTAAATATTGGCGAGCTTGCCGAAATAAGCACCGTGATAGACAACAACACCCAACAACTGGTTTGGCTGGCATGGGCCGGTCAGCAACTATCTGAAGAGTTAAAGAGCAATATCAGAGTACTGCAAAAACCGCTCACCCGAACCAGATTGAACGGTTTGTATGCATCCACCCAACCGACAATACCTGCACCACCTGTGTCGTTTGAAGGGCAAATATTGATCGTTGACGATAACGCTGCCAATCTAAAGGCAATGGGAGATCAATTAAAAAGCACAGGACTTGATATCTACATGGTGCAAAACGGTGCTGATGCAATCATTGCCTGCCAGCACCACTCGTTTGATTTGATACTCATGGATCTTCAAATGCCTATCATGGATGGGCTTGAAGCGACGCGCAAAATTCAGCAAACACTCAAAGAGCAGATGCCTCCGATCATCGCCGTGTCTGCCCATGTGCAGAAAGAAGACATGGCGAATGCAAAAGCAGCAGGCATGGACGGATATTTATGCAAACCTGTGACGAAAGAAGCCTTGCTAGACAAAATAGCCGAGTATCTGAATAAACGCCTCTAG
- the rapA gene encoding RNA polymerase-associated protein RapA → MQFIIGQRWVSHTESKLGLGIISEVNGRRITVSFPAVGEERTYAADNAPLSRLIYKEGEEITTLDDLKYHVTATEEVDGIYIYNCVDSEGNKQIVEELDLSCFIQLTAPQHRLFSGHFDKNKAFTLRIETLNHIHRLQQSSVKGLLGARTNHLPHQVYIANEVAQRFAPRVLLADEVGLGKTIEAGMILHYQLHTGRAKRALIVVPDSLIHQWLVEMLRRFNLAFSIFDQSRYEALTTSNSEDESEFEASAESNQNPFETEQLVLCSLDFLTENQAAMAHAVEASWDLLVVDEAHHLHWSETDASIEYQCVEQLAANSAGLLLLTATPEQVGIESHFARLRLLDPSRFYDLESFKQEEAGYQPLNQLVQQLVGLQESGEAISPELLKQLSEFTDISDESDIEGIISRLLDQHGTGRVLFRNTRAAIKGFPKRQLNSYPLPVPDLYLGQTTGITGLYPEVVVEENDWIKDDPRVAWLEAKLKQLKSEKVLVICANASTAVALEQYLQLRAGIRSAAFYEGLSIIERDRASAYFAETESGAQTLICSEIGSEGRNFQFAHHLVLFDLPLNPDLLEQRIGRLDRIGQTETIQIHVPYLEGSSQENLFRWYHEGINLFEQSCSVGYSIYEKFELELLEQLQETDGAIDSLIQATASHTEKMRQLLHEGRDQLLELNSCKLPEAEAIISTIEEEEDSPLLEEFMMRLFNQFGVDQEHHSDHAHVIRPSDHMFTSHFPGLKDDGNTITFSREKALSREDMEFLSWEHPMVVETMEMVQTAELGNATVSTISVKGLQPGTLLLETYYTVNCIAPKQLQVERFLPITPIRVMSDVNGRDLAEVLPHERLNGMCEKVKRNTAQAIVKQVRGDIEKMLTHAEKIAEQALPDILSAASQRMMTSLKVEVDRLEALKAINPTIRDEEIDFFKQQMGASAEAINRSTVQLQAIRVVVTN, encoded by the coding sequence ATGCAATTTATTATTGGACAACGCTGGGTCAGCCATACCGAATCAAAATTAGGCTTGGGCATCATTTCCGAGGTTAATGGCCGACGTATTACAGTTAGTTTTCCTGCTGTGGGCGAAGAGCGCACTTACGCCGCAGACAATGCCCCCTTAAGCCGTCTGATCTACAAAGAAGGGGAAGAGATCACCACATTGGATGATTTAAAATATCACGTTACAGCAACAGAAGAAGTGGATGGTATTTATATCTACAACTGTGTAGATAGTGAAGGCAACAAGCAGATTGTCGAAGAGCTTGATTTAAGTTGCTTTATCCAGCTGACCGCGCCACAACACCGGTTATTTAGCGGGCACTTTGACAAAAACAAAGCATTTACCCTCAGAATTGAAACCCTGAATCATATTCACCGGCTACAGCAGTCATCCGTAAAAGGGCTGTTAGGCGCCCGAACCAACCACCTGCCCCACCAGGTTTATATTGCCAATGAAGTAGCCCAACGGTTCGCGCCTCGCGTTCTGCTAGCTGATGAAGTCGGTCTGGGTAAAACTATTGAAGCCGGTATGATATTGCACTATCAACTGCATACAGGCCGAGCGAAAAGAGCACTGATCGTGGTACCAGACAGCCTTATCCACCAATGGCTGGTCGAGATGCTACGTCGGTTCAACCTGGCATTCTCAATATTTGATCAGAGCCGTTATGAAGCACTGACTACGTCAAACAGTGAAGACGAAAGCGAGTTTGAAGCAAGTGCCGAGTCAAACCAGAACCCGTTTGAGACCGAGCAGCTAGTACTTTGCAGCCTGGACTTTCTTACAGAAAACCAGGCTGCCATGGCTCACGCTGTCGAAGCATCATGGGACTTACTGGTTGTTGACGAAGCGCACCACCTGCACTGGAGTGAAACCGATGCCAGCATTGAATACCAGTGTGTAGAACAACTGGCAGCCAATAGCGCGGGCCTGTTACTACTAACAGCAACACCTGAACAAGTAGGTATTGAAAGCCACTTCGCCCGCCTGCGTTTGCTAGACCCGTCACGCTTCTATGATTTGGAAAGCTTCAAGCAGGAAGAGGCCGGTTATCAGCCACTGAACCAACTGGTACAGCAGTTAGTCGGCCTGCAGGAGAGCGGTGAAGCCATTAGCCCGGAGCTGCTTAAGCAATTGAGTGAGTTCACAGATATCTCTGACGAGAGTGATATTGAAGGCATCATTTCACGATTGCTAGACCAGCACGGCACCGGACGTGTGCTATTTCGTAATACCCGTGCCGCGATCAAAGGTTTTCCAAAACGCCAGTTAAACAGCTACCCACTGCCAGTACCCGATCTCTACCTGGGTCAAACAACAGGCATTACCGGCCTCTACCCAGAGGTGGTCGTCGAAGAGAACGACTGGATTAAGGACGACCCTCGTGTTGCATGGCTGGAAGCCAAGCTTAAACAACTCAAATCTGAAAAAGTACTGGTGATCTGCGCCAATGCCAGCACCGCCGTTGCTTTGGAGCAATATCTGCAACTACGCGCAGGTATTCGCAGTGCAGCGTTTTACGAAGGTTTATCGATTATCGAACGTGACCGGGCATCGGCCTACTTTGCCGAGACCGAAAGCGGTGCACAAACATTAATTTGTTCAGAAATCGGCAGCGAAGGGCGTAACTTCCAGTTTGCGCATCACCTTGTATTATTTGACCTGCCGTTAAACCCTGATCTGTTGGAACAACGGATTGGCCGCCTGGATCGTATTGGGCAAACTGAAACCATTCAAATTCATGTTCCCTATTTGGAAGGATCCTCTCAAGAGAACCTGTTCCGCTGGTATCACGAAGGCATTAATCTGTTTGAGCAGAGCTGCTCGGTGGGTTACTCGATTTATGAGAAGTTCGAACTTGAGCTTTTGGAGCAGCTACAGGAAACCGATGGCGCAATTGATTCACTGATCCAGGCAACCGCCAGCCACACGGAGAAAATGCGCCAACTGCTTCATGAAGGACGAGACCAGCTGCTGGAGCTGAACTCATGCAAGCTTCCAGAAGCAGAAGCCATCATCTCGACCATTGAAGAAGAGGAAGATAGCCCGCTGCTTGAAGAGTTCATGATGCGGCTGTTTAACCAGTTTGGCGTTGATCAGGAACACCATTCAGACCATGCCCATGTAATCCGCCCGTCAGACCACATGTTTACCAGCCACTTTCCGGGCCTCAAAGACGATGGAAATACCATCACATTCTCCAGAGAGAAGGCCCTCTCCCGAGAAGATATGGAGTTTCTCAGCTGGGAGCACCCCATGGTGGTTGAAACCATGGAAATGGTGCAAACCGCTGAGCTGGGTAACGCCACCGTTTCCACCATCTCGGTAAAAGGGCTACAGCCAGGCACCTTACTGCTGGAAACCTATTACACCGTCAACTGTATCGCCCCGAAACAACTGCAGGTTGAGCGTTTTTTACCGATCACCCCCATACGAGTCATGTCCGATGTCAATGGCCGTGACCTGGCAGAGGTTCTGCCGCACGAACGTCTCAACGGAATGTGCGAGAAAGTAAAACGAAATACCGCTCAGGCGATTGTTAAACAGGTGCGTGGCGACATTGAGAAAATGCTCACCCATGCTGAAAAAATCGCTGAGCAGGCATTACCTGATATCCTGAGTGCTGCTAGCCAACGAATGATGACCAGCTTAAAAGTTGAAGTTGATCGTTTAGAAGCGCTAAAAGCGATTAACCCAACGATTAGGGACGAAGAGATTGACTTCTTTAAGCAGCAAATGGGAGCATCGGCGGAAGCCATTAATCGCAGTACTGTGCAGTTACAGGCCATCAGGGTTGTAGTGACTAACTAA
- a CDS encoding SDR family NAD(P)-dependent oxidoreductase → MKNNNRTKGKTVVITGASSGIGRAAAIQLAKAGAKVLLVARRQDALNDVVDIIKHAGGQAQAYSADLSDLEAVDQLGEKILHEHSKVDVLVNNAGRSIRRPLVDSLERYHDFERCMQLNYYSPMRLTRKLLPAMIDAGEGHIINSSTWGTMLPVAGFGPYNASKAALDSIAECMRVELKDKGISITQVHFPLVHTPMSNATETFKKLPGMSPEEAAEWIVRAVEERPPVIIDAKTRLGRGFYYYFPRISEAVSRRLPFSV, encoded by the coding sequence ATGAAAAATAACAATCGAACCAAAGGCAAAACAGTGGTAATTACTGGCGCATCGAGTGGCATTGGCCGCGCCGCAGCTATTCAATTAGCTAAAGCCGGGGCAAAGGTGTTACTGGTTGCGAGGCGACAAGATGCGCTGAATGACGTAGTTGATATTATTAAGCATGCAGGGGGGCAAGCGCAGGCCTATTCAGCCGACTTGTCTGATCTTGAAGCCGTTGACCAGCTTGGTGAAAAAATACTTCACGAACACTCAAAGGTTGATGTGTTGGTTAATAATGCCGGGCGTTCCATTCGCCGTCCTTTAGTGGACTCATTGGAGCGGTATCACGACTTTGAACGCTGTATGCAACTCAACTACTACTCACCCATGCGACTTACCCGGAAGCTGTTACCTGCAATGATAGACGCTGGAGAAGGGCATATTATCAATTCGTCTACCTGGGGAACCATGCTGCCAGTTGCGGGTTTTGGCCCCTATAATGCCAGTAAAGCTGCACTGGACTCAATTGCAGAATGCATGCGTGTGGAGCTGAAAGATAAGGGTATTTCGATTACTCAAGTGCACTTCCCGCTGGTTCACACCCCCATGAGCAATGCCACAGAGACATTCAAAAAGCTGCCGGGCATGTCACCTGAAGAAGCCGCAGAGTGGATCGTGAGAGCGGTTGAAGAGAGACCGCCTGTGATTATTGATGCCAAAACACGATTGGGGCGAGGCTTTTATTATTACTTTCCACGAATATCAGAAGCGGTATCGAGACGCCTGCCGTTTTCTGTTTAG
- a CDS encoding TetR/AcrR family transcriptional regulator — translation MRASREHMEKVRSHILESSEQGFREEGYSGLGINGLAKRAGMTSGAFYGHFPSKRQAFKEVIESGMKDYIDSIQQFEEKYQEQWPLHFLDFYLSSEHVDDLAHSCVVPALSADVMRSDEEIKATYSTLLEKVVNQLSNGAGEHGKTGALALVSLLAGSVMIARCASTPKQSKEILDAARLLANTIVSD, via the coding sequence ATGAGAGCGTCACGCGAGCATATGGAAAAAGTACGCAGCCATATATTGGAGTCGTCCGAGCAGGGGTTTCGCGAGGAAGGGTATAGCGGCTTGGGAATCAATGGTCTGGCAAAACGTGCAGGGATGACCTCAGGGGCTTTCTACGGACATTTTCCCTCAAAGCGCCAAGCATTTAAGGAAGTTATTGAAAGTGGAATGAAAGACTATATCGACTCAATTCAGCAATTTGAGGAAAAATACCAAGAGCAATGGCCGCTGCACTTCCTCGATTTCTACCTCAGCAGCGAACATGTGGATGACCTTGCCCATAGCTGTGTCGTTCCTGCGCTTTCAGCGGATGTCATGCGCTCTGACGAGGAAATAAAAGCAACCTACTCAACCTTACTTGAGAAAGTCGTAAACCAACTCAGTAACGGAGCAGGCGAGCATGGCAAAACAGGGGCGTTGGCCCTGGTATCGCTGTTAGCTGGCAGCGTAATGATTGCGCGCTGTGCTTCAACACCAAAACAATCTAAAGAGATACTGGATGCGGCTCGGTTGTTGGCGAACACTATCGTTTCAGACTGA
- a CDS encoding lipid A deacylase LpxR family protein — protein sequence MRSLSVTLCSLLVVALVSRVASTHAKDSEIHWSAAWDNDAIANDDGGYTHGFFLNWGYLLDSDNSWETTVLNALPLPEFSQYQNAISYQLAQTIYTPSNIDTSDLILDDRPYAGLLFGAVNLYRFDAKKSSRYELLLGIAGPGSGAEYVQRYIHDIIGTVDPSGWHHQIGNEVVIRAGYEQLWRLYQYSFTNGIEYDLLSAADIRAGNLSSDIGGGMTIRVGEGLSNSFPMTWLTSGRTLPALAGSHPGEWSLFGTLYANYVFNDITIEGNTFKDSHGVHLVNQQWLYLVGGSYQFSNWSFSGSIQESSHTFVESDESTMFSTFTISLTW from the coding sequence ATGCGAAGTCTTTCTGTCACTCTATGTTCTCTACTCGTGGTGGCGTTAGTCAGCAGAGTAGCTAGTACCCACGCAAAAGACTCAGAAATCCATTGGTCTGCCGCCTGGGACAACGACGCCATCGCAAATGACGATGGCGGATACACCCATGGTTTTTTCTTAAACTGGGGTTATTTACTTGATAGCGATAACTCATGGGAGACCACAGTACTCAACGCGCTTCCTTTACCAGAGTTTTCTCAATACCAGAACGCTATTAGCTATCAGTTAGCCCAGACCATCTACACCCCCAGTAACATCGACACCTCAGACCTTATTCTTGACGACCGCCCATACGCCGGACTCCTTTTTGGAGCCGTTAATTTATACCGGTTTGACGCTAAGAAATCCTCTCGTTATGAGTTGCTATTAGGCATTGCAGGCCCAGGGTCGGGTGCAGAATATGTTCAGCGGTACATCCACGATATCATTGGCACAGTTGACCCCAGTGGCTGGCATCACCAGATCGGTAATGAAGTGGTGATTAGAGCGGGCTACGAACAGCTGTGGCGGCTGTATCAATATTCTTTCACTAATGGCATTGAGTACGACCTGCTTTCTGCCGCGGATATCAGGGCGGGCAACCTAAGCAGTGACATCGGCGGGGGCATGACAATACGCGTGGGAGAGGGGCTCAGTAACAGCTTTCCGATGACCTGGTTAACGTCGGGCCGAACCCTGCCGGCTCTGGCGGGCAGCCACCCTGGTGAATGGAGCCTGTTTGGCACACTGTACGCAAATTATGTATTTAACGACATTACAATTGAAGGCAATACATTTAAAGACAGCCATGGCGTTCATCTTGTTAATCAGCAGTGGCTCTATCTCGTAGGCGGCAGTTACCAGTTTTCAAACTGGTCATTTTCAGGTTCCATTCAGGAATCCAGCCATACATTTGTAGAGTCTGATGAGAGCACGATGTTCTCAACCTTTACCATTTCGCTAACCTGGTAG
- a CDS encoding VOC family protein yields MTNNWEEKKYEKGNAFGHLAFGVGDITDFCRRLRDSKVKITREPGPMNFDDKELIAFIEDPDGYSIELIQTGA; encoded by the coding sequence ATGACAAACAACTGGGAAGAGAAAAAATATGAAAAGGGTAACGCATTCGGGCACTTGGCTTTCGGAGTCGGCGATATCACTGATTTCTGTCGGCGACTCAGAGACTCAAAGGTCAAAATCACGAGAGAGCCTGGGCCAATGAATTTTGATGATAAAGAACTCATTGCATTTATCGAGGACCCAGATGGCTATAGTATTGAGTTAATTCAAACGGGAGCTTAG
- a CDS encoding tautomerase family protein: protein MPIQITMTEGLVSHEAAKKMHQEVGQAFLDNHQISDNRFMLPNVIGEVVFIDKGLTFAGLQVSTLAIVELKVPSFTFGTQAQKDKFVKDVTDIVLTYTDGKLPKESIWVSAVYAVDGLWGIAGKAYKNEQLGESIQLAS from the coding sequence ATGCCTATTCAAATCACCATGACCGAAGGGCTCGTTTCACATGAGGCTGCCAAGAAAATGCACCAAGAGGTTGGCCAAGCATTTTTGGATAACCACCAAATCAGCGACAACCGATTCATGCTTCCGAATGTTATCGGAGAAGTTGTCTTCATCGATAAGGGGTTAACGTTTGCAGGCTTGCAAGTCTCAACATTAGCCATTGTTGAACTTAAAGTTCCATCTTTTACATTTGGCACACAGGCTCAGAAAGATAAATTCGTGAAAGACGTTACTGATATCGTGCTGACCTATACCGACGGAAAGCTACCAAAGGAGTCAATCTGGGTGAGTGCCGTATACGCTGTTGACGGACTCTGGGGGATTGCAGGTAAAGCCTATAAAAATGAGCAGCTTGGCGAATCAATACAGCTAGCAAGCTAA
- a CDS encoding GNAT family N-acetyltransferase, whose product MPDLNIQFETSLLDIPSDEWNRLNSADNPFLKYEFLAALETSKSVAPKTGWQPNHLAIRDNDKLIAAIPSYIKQHSYGEYVFDWSWADAYNQYGLHYYPKLLSAIPFTPSVGPRLLANNLDLDNGLSRRIFEAVKNHASKMGLSSWHLLFPDHASLEALSHPELMLRKGCQFQWCNRYGETQSAKTGALMYDSFEQFLDQMTSRKRKNIRKERQQVKDQGIRFIQFEGHEITPQALEKFYLFYHATYLKRGQQGYLNQAFFQQITRSMPDNLLLVMAEKAGEYVAAALFLKDDQTLYGRYWGCMEEYKQLHFETCYYQGIDYCIKHKLERFDAGAQGEHKIQRGFKPVPTYSLHWIGHSGFRAAIQDFIKREAVQVDHYMDDAFRYLPFKRGS is encoded by the coding sequence ATGCCCGACCTGAATATTCAATTTGAAACCAGCCTGTTGGATATACCGTCTGACGAGTGGAATAGACTCAACAGCGCTGACAACCCGTTCTTGAAATATGAGTTTCTTGCGGCACTTGAAACATCTAAGAGCGTCGCCCCCAAGACGGGTTGGCAACCAAACCACCTTGCGATTCGAGACAACGATAAGCTTATCGCGGCTATCCCCTCTTACATCAAACAGCACTCCTATGGCGAATATGTGTTTGACTGGTCATGGGCCGATGCCTATAACCAATACGGGCTCCATTACTACCCAAAACTACTCTCGGCAATTCCGTTTACGCCGTCAGTCGGCCCGCGTCTATTGGCCAATAATCTGGACTTGGATAACGGCCTTTCTCGTCGAATATTCGAGGCCGTTAAAAACCATGCAAGCAAAATGGGTTTATCATCCTGGCATCTGCTATTCCCTGACCACGCCAGTTTAGAGGCGTTAAGTCACCCTGAGTTGATGTTAAGAAAAGGTTGTCAGTTTCAGTGGTGTAACCGTTATGGAGAGACGCAGTCAGCAAAAACTGGCGCACTGATGTACGACTCATTTGAGCAGTTCCTTGACCAAATGACCTCCCGAAAGAGAAAAAACATTCGAAAAGAGAGGCAACAGGTCAAAGATCAGGGTATTCGCTTTATCCAGTTCGAGGGCCATGAAATTACCCCGCAGGCACTTGAAAAGTTCTATCTGTTTTACCATGCAACATACCTGAAACGTGGGCAGCAAGGGTATCTTAACCAGGCGTTTTTTCAACAGATCACCCGCTCGATGCCCGATAATTTGCTTTTAGTCATGGCCGAAAAAGCGGGGGAATACGTTGCAGCTGCGCTTTTCTTAAAAGACGATCAAACACTCTACGGGCGCTATTGGGGCTGTATGGAGGAATATAAGCAACTGCATTTTGAAACCTGCTACTACCAAGGCATTGACTACTGCATCAAACATAAGCTCGAACGCTTTGATGCTGGCGCTCAGGGAGAGCACAAAATTCAACGAGGCTTTAAGCCGGTTCCAACCTATTCATTGCATTGGATAGGCCACAGTGGCTTTCGGGCAGCAATTCAGGATTTTATCAAACGGGAAGCGGTGCAGGTTGACCACTATATGGACGATGCATTCCGCTACCTGCCGTTTAAGCGTGGCTCTTAA